Proteins encoded by one window of uncultured Draconibacterium sp.:
- a CDS encoding SurA N-terminal domain-containing protein, which produces MATLQNIRTKAGLLVAIVIGLSLAAFILGDLLQGGSSMFQRNRLEVGVIDGESIQYPEFQQEVEELGEIFKQNYGQNQLDDNTWAQVREQAWQRKIAEIVMGEAYEDLGIEVSSDELFDMLQGSNPHQIIRQLFSNPETGQFDRNAVVRFLKGMETGAVPADQRAYWLNIEQQIVEERTQSKYTYMVAKGMYITGEQAEASAAAGSKTVNFDYIALPHSSVADEDITITDKDLRDYYNANKEEYDSEASRRIEYITYPVEPSESDFAEAEEWITGIKAEFEETENTVQFVDTNSDISFNDAWDKKDDLPEAIGAWVFDEGAEVGQVYGPYKDGEAFTLAKLYKSEMMPDSVEARHILLQVTTQAELIAAQQLADSLKTMIESGADFAELARTNSADQGSAINGGDLGWFQRGQMVKPFENVAFENTTDSVTIVATQFGIHLIQTTKRGKLTRQVQVAYLTRNVTPSTKTYQNVYSQASQFVGENPTSEAFNAAVAEQGLTKRVANVGENDLTIVGLESSRPLIRAAYEAEVNDILTNNQDSRIFELNDNFVIAILASVTEKGIAPFENVKSRVELAVTKEKKAELLVEKAKEALSANTDLAGIAAALDVEVQSATGINFNSYSVPGMGLEPAVVGTVAALDVDEVSEPIEGNNGVYVVMATSVNEGVGVDVAAEKMRLAQTNTYRVGSEVFNVHRNSVEIEDKRAKFY; this is translated from the coding sequence ATGGCAACGTTACAAAACATTAGAACGAAAGCAGGATTACTGGTAGCAATTGTAATTGGTCTCTCGTTGGCAGCATTTATCCTTGGCGATTTGTTACAAGGAGGTTCGTCAATGTTCCAAAGAAACCGTTTAGAAGTAGGTGTAATTGATGGAGAATCAATTCAATATCCTGAATTTCAGCAAGAGGTAGAAGAGTTAGGTGAGATATTCAAACAAAACTACGGGCAGAATCAATTAGATGATAATACGTGGGCACAGGTTCGCGAACAAGCCTGGCAAAGAAAAATTGCCGAGATTGTAATGGGTGAAGCTTATGAAGATCTTGGAATTGAAGTTAGTTCAGACGAGTTATTCGACATGCTTCAGGGATCAAACCCACACCAGATTATTCGACAATTATTTAGTAACCCTGAAACAGGTCAGTTTGATCGTAATGCAGTTGTTCGTTTTCTTAAAGGTATGGAAACAGGAGCAGTTCCTGCTGATCAACGCGCATATTGGTTAAACATCGAGCAGCAAATTGTTGAAGAGCGTACCCAAAGCAAATACACTTATATGGTGGCAAAAGGTATGTATATAACCGGCGAACAGGCCGAAGCAAGCGCAGCTGCCGGAAGTAAAACCGTTAATTTCGATTACATTGCTTTACCACACAGCAGCGTTGCCGACGAAGATATTACCATTACGGATAAAGATCTGAGAGATTATTATAACGCCAATAAGGAAGAATACGATTCTGAAGCAAGCAGAAGAATTGAATACATTACTTATCCGGTTGAACCATCGGAAAGTGATTTTGCTGAAGCAGAAGAATGGATCACTGGTATTAAAGCTGAATTTGAAGAGACTGAAAATACTGTTCAGTTTGTTGACACAAACTCAGATATAAGCTTTAATGATGCATGGGACAAAAAAGACGATCTGCCTGAAGCTATTGGCGCATGGGTTTTTGATGAAGGTGCAGAAGTTGGTCAGGTATATGGCCCGTACAAGGATGGTGAAGCTTTTACATTAGCTAAGTTATACAAATCGGAAATGATGCCCGATTCGGTAGAAGCCCGTCATATTTTGTTGCAGGTAACAACACAGGCAGAACTTATTGCAGCTCAGCAGTTGGCCGACAGTTTAAAAACAATGATTGAATCCGGTGCTGATTTTGCAGAACTGGCACGAACAAACTCTGCCGATCAGGGTTCGGCAATAAACGGTGGCGACCTCGGTTGGTTCCAGCGTGGACAAATGGTAAAACCTTTTGAAAATGTTGCATTCGAGAATACAACCGACAGTGTTACCATTGTAGCAACACAATTTGGTATTCACCTGATACAAACTACAAAACGCGGAAAATTGACCCGTCAGGTTCAGGTGGCATACCTGACACGAAATGTTACGCCAAGTACAAAAACATACCAGAATGTTTATTCACAAGCAAGTCAGTTTGTAGGCGAAAATCCTACAAGCGAAGCATTTAATGCGGCAGTAGCAGAGCAAGGTCTTACAAAACGTGTGGCTAATGTAGGTGAAAACGACCTTACTATTGTTGGGTTGGAAAGTTCACGCCCGCTGATTAGAGCTGCATACGAAGCAGAGGTTAATGATATTTTGACCAACAACCAGGACTCGCGCATTTTTGAATTGAACGACAATTTTGTAATTGCAATTTTGGCAAGTGTAACTGAAAAAGGTATCGCACCGTTTGAGAATGTTAAATCGCGTGTTGAACTGGCGGTTACCAAAGAGAAAAAAGCTGAACTGTTAGTTGAGAAAGCAAAAGAAGCACTTAGTGCAAATACAGATCTTGCCGGTATTGCAGCAGCTCTTGATGTTGAAGTACAAAGTGCAACAGGTATAAATTTCAACTCTTATTCTGTTCCTGGTATGGGACTTGAGCCAGCAGTTGTTGGTACCGTTGCAGCTCTTGATGTTGACGAGGTATCAGAACCAATTGAAGGAAACAACGGAGTATATGTTGTTATGGCAACTTCGGTAAACGAAGGTGTTGGTGTTGATGTGGCTGCCGAAAAAATGCGTTTGGCACAAACAAATACTTACCGTGTAGGATCGGAAGTGTTTAACGTTCACCGTAACTCGGTAGAAATTGAAGATAAAAGAGCGAAGTTCTATTAG
- the lptC gene encoding LPS export ABC transporter periplasmic protein LptC, giving the protein MKVQKFVSKIVQLLRIFRIAVPVLGAAILFFACKKNDIEKIKAFGSPEELPILEATNFENLSTDSGTVRFFLKAKKLLRFDNEGKTYHEFPEGLLFIRYDEDRNITFSIEADYAKEFIKEEKWEAKNNVVVINEKGDSLKTEHLIYDEKHETIFTEEYVQIVSADKIITGTGLTSDQNMLNWKIKNPKGVITVTVDNNRQPAATSSNEKQTDSLSKPVKTKQPPKDPLKFN; this is encoded by the coding sequence ATGAAAGTACAAAAGTTCGTTTCTAAAATAGTACAACTTTTAAGAATATTTCGTATTGCAGTTCCCGTATTGGGAGCTGCAATACTTTTCTTTGCCTGTAAGAAAAACGACATTGAAAAGATAAAAGCTTTTGGTTCCCCGGAAGAACTACCCATTTTAGAGGCCACCAATTTCGAAAATCTCTCTACAGATTCTGGTACGGTTCGCTTCTTTTTAAAAGCAAAAAAATTACTTCGTTTTGATAACGAAGGAAAAACATACCACGAATTTCCCGAAGGACTTTTGTTTATCAGGTATGATGAAGACCGTAATATTACCTTTAGTATTGAGGCAGATTATGCAAAAGAATTCATCAAAGAAGAAAAGTGGGAAGCAAAAAATAACGTAGTTGTTATTAACGAGAAAGGCGACTCGTTAAAAACTGAACATCTCATCTACGACGAAAAGCATGAAACAATCTTTACTGAAGAATACGTACAGATAGTAAGTGCCGATAAAATTATTACCGGAACGGGATTAACATCTGACCAGAACATGCTGAACTGGAAAATTAAAAATCCGAAAGGTGTTATTACTGTAACGGTAGATAATAACCGGCAGCCTGCAGCAACAAGCAGCAATGAAAAACAAACTGACAGTTTGAGTAAGCCGGTAAAAACGAAACAACCGCCTAAAGATCCGCTAAAATTTAACTAA
- a CDS encoding hemolysin family protein, with the protein MNSYLLILVTIILSAFFSGMEIAFVSANKLRLELDKQSDPFSSKLLKFLTQNGGQYIATMLVGNNIALVVYGIAFAAVLEPVLQNSIQSESLVLLLQTIVSTFVILLLAEFLPKTLFRIFPNTLLNIFALPLAFFYIIFYPISRFSLSITNFLLKNLFKTKPNTDDKNQVFRRIDLDEFINENDGINTEKKEFVETEIKLFKNALDFSKVKLREIMIPRTEIEMLETGASISELRQKFVETGYSRILIYNESIDNIIGYVHSSMLFKNPETINPFIKSVQIVPESMPANKLLSSFIQEHRSIAIVVDEFGGTAGMVTSEDILEEIFGEIEDEHDIKGIVEKKISDSEFVFSARAEIDTLNEKYFLELPESEEFETLAGLILFHHESIPKVNSIIKIEKFQFKILKATNTKIELVKLKLLDD; encoded by the coding sequence ATGAATTCATATTTGCTGATTCTGGTTACAATCATTCTCTCAGCCTTTTTTTCAGGAATGGAGATTGCTTTTGTTTCAGCGAATAAACTGCGTCTTGAGCTGGATAAACAATCTGATCCGTTTAGTTCAAAACTATTAAAATTTCTTACCCAAAACGGAGGGCAGTATATTGCAACGATGTTGGTTGGAAACAACATTGCACTGGTAGTTTACGGTATTGCTTTTGCCGCAGTATTAGAACCGGTTTTGCAAAATTCGATACAATCTGAATCGCTGGTTCTCTTATTGCAAACGATAGTTTCCACTTTCGTTATTCTATTGTTAGCCGAATTTTTGCCGAAAACATTATTCCGGATATTTCCCAATACATTATTAAATATTTTTGCTCTTCCACTGGCATTTTTTTATATCATTTTTTACCCTATTTCAAGGTTTTCGTTAAGCATTACCAACTTCCTTTTGAAGAATCTGTTTAAAACAAAACCAAATACCGACGATAAAAACCAGGTGTTCAGAAGGATCGATCTGGATGAGTTTATAAATGAAAATGACGGCATCAACACTGAAAAGAAAGAATTTGTGGAAACGGAGATAAAATTGTTTAAAAATGCGCTCGACTTTTCGAAAGTAAAACTGCGCGAGATAATGATTCCACGTACCGAAATTGAAATGCTGGAAACCGGTGCCTCAATAAGTGAATTACGTCAAAAATTTGTGGAAACCGGATATTCCCGTATCCTGATTTATAACGAAAGTATCGATAATATAATTGGTTATGTGCACTCTTCAATGTTGTTTAAAAATCCCGAAACTATAAATCCGTTTATAAAAAGTGTTCAGATTGTACCCGAATCTATGCCAGCCAATAAACTGTTGAGTTCTTTTATTCAGGAGCACCGAAGTATTGCCATTGTGGTTGACGAATTCGGAGGTACAGCAGGAATGGTAACCAGCGAAGATATTTTAGAAGAGATTTTTGGTGAAATAGAAGACGAGCACGATATAAAAGGTATTGTGGAAAAGAAAATCAGCGATTCAGAATTTGTATTTTCGGCACGTGCAGAAATCGATACCCTTAATGAAAAGTATTTTCTCGAGCTGCCGGAGAGTGAAGAGTTTGAGACACTTGCCGGGTTAATTCTTTTTCATCACGAGAGCATTCCTAAGGTAAACAGCATCATTAAAATCGAAAAATTCCAATTTAAAATTCTAAAAGCAACCAATACCAAAATTGAATTGGTAAAACTCAAACTACTCGACGATTAA
- a CDS encoding efflux RND transporter periplasmic adaptor subunit, giving the protein MSWRKITFIVVALIVLLGGAAALSQLFVSMKPEQPKRPDVEMKRSVKVETVNYSEITSPLSLPGGRAVSGSEVLLVAEASGKIEPGAVVLRKGTSFKKGQVIAEIYKDEVELALKARKAQFLTTMTSLLPDVKVDFPEQLYAYETFFRAIELDEDLPEMPVVQNEKLKIFLASRGVLTEYYGIKQDEKRLKRHTLYAPFDGTFTQVNFETGSYVNTGGQIARMIRTDHVEIEVPVPNEDSDWIKIGDKVLISSNQNNSSIDGKVVRKSDFIESETQSRSIFVQVNKADSDRVLPGQLYAVQFPGQKIPDAMEIPRGAVFNTSTVYVVIDGELKKREINVIKRNETTLIFNGLPEGSKVVSEPLINVKENTPVNILGEESNNKQRPGNQAKPQ; this is encoded by the coding sequence ATGAGTTGGAGAAAAATTACGTTTATTGTTGTTGCCCTGATTGTACTATTAGGAGGTGCGGCAGCACTATCACAACTATTCGTTTCAATGAAACCGGAGCAACCTAAAAGGCCCGATGTTGAAATGAAACGATCTGTTAAGGTGGAAACCGTTAACTATTCAGAAATAACTTCACCGCTTTCACTTCCGGGAGGTAGAGCAGTTTCGGGTAGCGAAGTGCTGCTTGTAGCTGAAGCATCTGGTAAAATTGAACCGGGAGCAGTTGTGCTTCGTAAAGGTACATCATTTAAAAAAGGACAGGTGATTGCCGAAATTTACAAGGATGAAGTGGAGCTGGCACTAAAAGCCAGAAAAGCACAATTTTTAACAACCATGACATCCTTGTTACCCGATGTTAAGGTTGACTTTCCTGAGCAACTATATGCTTACGAAACTTTTTTCAGAGCTATTGAACTTGATGAAGACCTGCCTGAAATGCCGGTAGTACAAAATGAAAAACTGAAAATATTTTTGGCCAGCCGGGGCGTTCTTACCGAATATTACGGAATTAAACAAGATGAAAAAAGATTGAAACGCCATACACTCTATGCACCTTTCGACGGAACATTTACACAGGTTAATTTCGAAACCGGTTCGTATGTAAATACCGGTGGGCAAATTGCACGAATGATTCGCACCGACCATGTTGAAATTGAAGTTCCTGTGCCAAACGAAGACAGCGACTGGATTAAAATTGGAGATAAGGTACTTATCAGTTCTAATCAGAACAATTCATCAATTGACGGCAAAGTAGTTCGTAAATCAGATTTTATCGAATCAGAAACACAATCGCGAAGTATTTTTGTTCAGGTGAATAAAGCTGACTCTGACCGGGTACTTCCCGGACAACTTTATGCTGTTCAATTTCCCGGACAAAAAATTCCTGATGCAATGGAAATTCCGCGAGGTGCCGTTTTTAATACAAGTACCGTTTACGTTGTAATTGACGGCGAACTGAAAAAACGTGAAATAAACGTGATAAAACGAAATGAAACTACACTAATCTTTAACGGCTTGCCCGAAGGTTCAAAAGTGGTTTCCGAGCCATTAATAAATGTAAAAGAAAATACTCCGGTTAATATTCTGGGCGAAGAAAGTAATAACAAACAACGCCCCGGAAATCAGGCTAAACCACAATAG
- the nadB gene encoding L-aspartate oxidase — protein MQILEFDTVVIGSGLAGLSAAYHSSKFGRVAIVTKSQLDVSNSYYAQGGIAAAISEDDSPEQHAHDTLVTGRGICDHDAVEVLVNEGRERVKELIDLGMQFDEENNDYVLGLEGGHTKRRILHAGGDATGKELTCFKLRLIREQKNVEAFEYVAVVKLLQNNNSIVGVQAYDFKTNKNIIFKTKAVIVATGGLSRVFARSTNPHTATGDGIVLTYDAGARMADLEFIQFHPSALYIPGKEAYLISEAVRGEGAWLLNHEGERFMKDIHPLAELAPRDVVAYSIFRQIQKSGKDHIFLSLKHLEKEKIRDRFKNIDRHLREFGFDLTEDQLPISPAAHYMVGGVRTNLDAETNISGLFVCGEAASTGVMGANRLASNSLLECLVFGKRASVKAAKLATSEQFFDEPDPIILDEENEQLFLTYQNEMATMMSKNLGIVRNKKDLETALNRFLEIEAEFAGNLNEYNLIKIRNTALICKLIATAALVREESRGGHIREDFQKENPDFKTHIIQQKNKNIEFEPIRK, from the coding sequence ATGCAAATACTTGAATTTGATACGGTTGTAATAGGAAGTGGATTGGCCGGATTGTCGGCTGCTTATCATTCTTCAAAATTCGGACGCGTTGCGATTGTAACCAAATCGCAACTTGATGTAAGTAATTCATATTATGCACAGGGGGGAATAGCTGCAGCTATTTCAGAGGATGACTCACCCGAACAGCATGCCCACGATACCTTAGTTACCGGCCGTGGCATATGTGATCATGATGCAGTAGAAGTACTGGTTAACGAAGGTCGCGAACGGGTTAAAGAACTAATCGATTTGGGAATGCAATTCGATGAGGAAAACAATGACTATGTGCTTGGTTTGGAAGGTGGGCACACCAAACGCCGAATTTTACATGCCGGGGGCGATGCAACCGGAAAAGAGCTGACTTGTTTTAAACTTCGCCTTATCAGGGAGCAAAAGAATGTTGAGGCTTTTGAATATGTTGCTGTTGTAAAGTTACTTCAGAACAACAATTCGATAGTTGGAGTACAGGCCTACGATTTTAAAACAAACAAGAATATCATTTTCAAAACAAAGGCGGTAATTGTTGCAACCGGTGGACTTTCAAGGGTTTTTGCCCGTTCAACAAATCCACATACCGCAACAGGCGATGGAATTGTACTTACCTATGATGCCGGTGCACGCATGGCAGATCTGGAGTTTATCCAGTTTCACCCGTCGGCTTTGTATATTCCCGGCAAAGAAGCTTATTTGATTAGTGAAGCAGTTCGTGGAGAAGGAGCCTGGTTGCTCAACCATGAAGGTGAGCGTTTTATGAAGGACATTCATCCATTAGCAGAACTTGCTCCGCGTGATGTGGTGGCTTACAGTATTTTCAGGCAAATTCAGAAATCAGGCAAAGATCATATATTCCTGTCTTTAAAGCATCTTGAAAAAGAGAAAATCAGAGATCGTTTCAAAAATATTGATAGACACTTGAGAGAGTTTGGTTTTGATCTCACAGAGGATCAGTTGCCCATTTCTCCGGCTGCCCATTACATGGTTGGAGGTGTACGCACAAACCTCGATGCTGAAACAAATATTTCAGGACTTTTTGTTTGCGGAGAAGCTGCATCAACCGGTGTTATGGGAGCCAATCGTTTGGCAAGTAATTCACTATTAGAATGTTTGGTATTTGGTAAACGGGCCAGTGTTAAAGCAGCAAAACTAGCAACATCTGAACAATTTTTTGACGAGCCGGATCCGATTATTCTGGATGAAGAGAATGAGCAGCTTTTTCTTACTTATCAGAACGAAATGGCAACGATGATGTCAAAAAATCTGGGAATTGTAAGAAATAAAAAGGACCTGGAAACTGCCCTTAACCGTTTTCTGGAGATTGAGGCAGAATTTGCCGGTAATTTAAACGAATACAATTTAATTAAAATCAGGAACACCGCACTTATTTGTAAACTGATTGCAACAGCTGCATTGGTTCGCGAAGAAAGTCGTGGAGGACATATCCGGGAAGATTTTCAGAAGGAGAATCCTGATTTTAAAACACATATTATTCAACAAAAAAACAAAAACATTGAGTTTGAACCCATAAGAAAGTAA
- a CDS encoding type III pantothenate kinase has protein sequence MNLVIDIGNTRTKYSVCNRNEVINTFTVDEFLPSLIDKLQKEYKGLNKAILSSVKLYSANLKEALTEKFDTFIELGPTTLLPVENCYETKETLGKDRIAAVVGAYHLYPNENVLVIDAGTAITYDLLTAAGKYLGGNISPGLEMRYKALNQFTGKLPKVEKGVFNELIGKTTEQAIRAGVQHGFVYEVDGAIASFNEFYDNLKVIITGGDAEFFDKRLKNSFFVHFNLTSLGLNRILQHNGESK, from the coding sequence ATGAATCTTGTAATAGATATTGGCAATACCCGGACCAAATATTCGGTCTGTAACCGTAATGAAGTGATTAACACTTTTACGGTTGATGAGTTTTTGCCATCATTAATAGATAAATTACAAAAGGAATATAAAGGGCTGAACAAAGCAATACTTTCATCGGTAAAGCTTTATTCAGCCAATTTGAAAGAAGCCTTAACGGAGAAGTTTGATACATTTATTGAGTTAGGGCCCACCACCTTATTGCCAGTCGAAAACTGTTACGAAACCAAGGAGACTCTTGGAAAAGACAGGATTGCCGCCGTTGTAGGAGCTTATCATTTGTATCCGAACGAAAACGTTTTGGTAATTGATGCCGGAACTGCAATAACTTATGATTTGTTAACAGCAGCGGGCAAATATCTTGGTGGCAATATTTCTCCTGGTTTGGAGATGCGCTATAAAGCGCTAAACCAGTTTACAGGCAAGCTTCCCAAAGTGGAAAAGGGAGTATTTAATGAACTAATTGGAAAAACAACCGAGCAGGCAATTAGAGCCGGAGTACAACATGGCTTCGTGTATGAAGTAGATGGTGCAATAGCCTCATTTAACGAATTTTATGATAATTTAAAAGTTATTATTACCGGGGGCGATGCCGAATTTTTTGATAAGAGATTAAAAAATTCTTTCTTTGTACACTTTAATTTAACCAGCTTGGGTTTAAACCGCATTTTACAACATAATGGGGAGAGTAAGTAG
- a CDS encoding cupin domain-containing protein, whose translation MFTKHNSQSFRSLLPGIVMRPLAFEEKTILCEFKLKAGHDLPAHDHPYEQTGYLLSGRLNFRIGENWFITTAGDSWCIPENIEHEVKVLEDANVLELFSPIRPDYLPDKKE comes from the coding sequence ATGTTTACAAAGCATAATAGTCAGTCGTTCAGGTCTTTATTGCCAGGTATTGTAATGCGTCCTCTTGCTTTTGAAGAGAAGACCATTTTGTGTGAGTTTAAGTTAAAGGCCGGACATGATTTGCCGGCACACGATCATCCTTATGAACAAACCGGGTACCTTTTATCGGGGAGATTAAATTTCAGAATAGGAGAGAACTGGTTTATTACCACGGCGGGCGACAGTTGGTGTATTCCTGAAAACATAGAGCACGAAGTAAAAGTGCTTGAAGATGCCAACGTGCTGGAATTATTTTCTCCAATCAGACCTGATTATCTTCCCGACAAAAAAGAATAA
- the nadC gene encoding carboxylating nicotinate-nucleotide diphosphorylase, protein MMDEKTLKSAEVLFDMAYAEDIGDGDITTNNLIDSNDVKTAQFVAKEEGVVAGLQVAEMVFRKFDTNLEWTVFMPDGSHVVPGDIIAEFKGNYRALLTGERKALNFLQRLSGIASYANLCMKEIEGTKVEILDTRKTLPGYRYLDKYAVRMGGASNHRFGLYDMVMIKDNHIQVAGSITKAVEAIRKKIPKSIKIEVETTTIDQVKEALAADVDIIMLDNMRSSMMKECVEIIDRRAKIEASGNMTIKRISKVAHTGVDYISIGALTHSVKALDISQRIID, encoded by the coding sequence ATGATGGATGAGAAAACATTAAAATCGGCAGAGGTTTTGTTTGATATGGCTTATGCAGAAGATATAGGCGATGGAGACATTACCACAAACAACCTGATTGATAGTAACGATGTGAAAACTGCACAGTTTGTTGCCAAGGAAGAAGGAGTTGTTGCAGGATTGCAGGTAGCAGAGATGGTTTTTAGAAAATTCGACACAAATCTTGAATGGACAGTTTTTATGCCCGATGGAAGTCACGTTGTCCCCGGCGATATTATTGCTGAATTTAAAGGAAACTATAGGGCTTTATTAACCGGCGAAAGAAAGGCGCTTAATTTTTTGCAGCGTTTGTCGGGAATTGCCAGCTATGCCAATTTATGTATGAAGGAGATTGAGGGAACAAAAGTGGAGATTCTGGATACGCGAAAAACGTTGCCCGGATACCGTTACCTTGATAAATATGCTGTGCGTATGGGCGGAGCTTCGAACCACCGTTTTGGATTGTACGATATGGTAATGATCAAAGACAACCACATTCAGGTTGCCGGAAGTATTACCAAAGCAGTTGAAGCTATTCGGAAGAAAATTCCAAAAAGTATAAAGATTGAGGTTGAAACCACAACCATCGATCAGGTAAAAGAAGCATTAGCTGCCGATGTTGACATCATAATGCTCGATAATATGCGTTCTTCAATGATGAAAGAGTGTGTTGAAATTATCGACCGTCGGGCAAAAATAGAAGCATCAGGAAATATGACCATCAAGCGTATTAGCAAAGTGGCGCATACCGGAGTTGATTATATTTCTATCGGGGCACTAACGCATTCCGTAAAAGCGCTTGATATCAGTCAGCGAATTATTGATTAA